The Corylus avellana chromosome ca8, CavTom2PMs-1.0 genome has a segment encoding these proteins:
- the LOC132189959 gene encoding putative pentatricopeptide repeat-containing protein At1g12700, mitochondrial, with translation MGTTAKSRNSLAFFFNHYCHLRVSFHALNFHYCRSFSATSPNTINSGRDIVESPNQFLKSLRDRCRSRSFRNLDDALGVFDRMLHMRPLPSIMDFNQLLTAIARMKHHSTVISLIKEMELLGIAPNDYTSAILINCFCHLNRVDFGFSILARILKLGFEPDSIILTTLVKGLCIRGKIVEAMKLVNKMEKMGYKPDTFTYGKIMNYLCKIGKTSEAIGLFRKMEKRNLELNVVLYTTIIDSLCKDRLVTEALTFFSEMTCKGIQPDVFTYSSLIRGLCNFGRWKETTKLWNEMVERKIMPDLHTFSILVDTFGKEGKLKEANEVFDVMIQRGIEPDTIMYSSLIDGYCLQNKMDEAIKVFNTMVRKGCSPSIVSYSILIHGYCKNRRIDEAMILVREMSMKGIFPDVVTYSNLIGGFCRVGRVKTALELLHEMHVCGQHPDLQTCAILLDGLCKNLHFSEAMTLFQEMEEKKVHLNIVIYGILIQGMCNAGKLTTAKELFNSLPTKGLQPDVWTCNVMIKGLCKEGLLNEARELFEKMEENGCSPNHFTYNTIIQGFLQHNETSWVVKYLKMMVEKGFSANATTATVLIDLLFTNQADKTLQDFFQRSV, from the coding sequence ATGGGTACGACTGCTAAGTCTAGAAACtctcttgctttcttcttcaatcattATTGTCATTTAAGGGTTTCTTTCCATGCTCTCAATTTTCACTATTGTCGTAGCTTTAGTGCTACTTCTCCTAACACTATCAATAGTGGTAGAGATATTGTGGAAAGCCCCAATCAGTTCTTGAAATCTCTGAGAGATCGATGCAGATCTCGAAGCTTTAGGAATCTTGATGATGCCTTAGGCGTGTTTGATAGAATGCTTCACATGCGCCCTTTGCCTTCCATCATGGATTTTAATCAATTGTTGACTGCAATTGCAAGAATGAAGCATCACTCAACCGTGATTTCTCTTATTAAAGAAATGGAACTGCTAGGAATTGCTCCCAATGATTATACTTCTGCCATTTTGATTAATTGCTTCTGCCATTTGAACCGGGTGGATTTCGGCTTCTCTATCTTAGCAAGAATATTGAAACTTGGTTTTGAACCAGACTCTATAATTCTTACTACTCTTGTCAAAGGGCTCTGTATTCGGGGTAAAATTGTTGAAGCTATGAAGTTGGTtaacaaaatggaaaagatgGGCTACAAACCTGATACATTTACCTAcggaaaaataatgaattatttGTGTAAAATAGGCAAGACCAGTGAAGCTATTGGGTTGTTTAGAAAGatggaaaaaagaaatcttGAACTTAATGTAGTGTTGTATACTACAATCATTGATAGTTTGTGTAAGGATAGATTGGTCACTGAAGCTCTGACATTTTTCTCTGAAATGACATGTAAAGGAATTCAGCCAGATGTTTTCACTTACAGTTCTTTAATTCGGGGCCTATGCAATTTCGGTCGGTGGAAAGAGACAACTAAATTATGGAATGAGATGGTGGAAAGGAAAATCATGCCTGATCTGCATACATTCAGCATATTGGTGGACACGTTTGGTAAAGAGGGGAAGTTGAAAGAAGCAAATGAAGTTTTTGATGTGATGATTCAGAGAGGCATAGAGCCTGATACAATTATGTACAGTTCTTTGATTGACGGTTACTgtttgcaaaataaaatggATGAGGCTATCAAAGTATTTAATACGATGGTTCGAAAGGGTTGTTCGCCTTCTATTGTTAGCTATAGCATATTGATCCACGGATAttgtaaaaatagaagaattgaTGAGGCAATGATTCTCGTCCGTGAAATGTCTATGAAGGGAATTTTTCCCGATGTTGTCACTTACAGCAATCTTATCGGAGGGTTTTGTCGAGTTGGGAGAGTCAAGACTGCGTTAGAGCTACTCCATGAGATGCATGTTTGTGGCCAACATCCAGATCTCCAAACTTGTGCTATTTTGTTAGATGGGTTGTGTAAGAATCTACACTTTTCTGAGGCAATGACATTGTTTCAagagatggaagaaaaaaaggtacACCTAAATATTGTGATTTACGGCATTTTGATTCAAGGTATGTGTAATGCGGGGAAACTTACGACTGCAAAAGAACTCTTTAATAGTCTTCCTACCAAAGGTTTGCAACCTGATGTTTGGACTTGCAATGTAATGATCAAAGGGCTTTGCAAAGAGGGactattaaatgaagcaagggagttgtttgagaaaatggaagagaacgGTTGTTCACCTAACCATTTCACATATAACACAATCATCCAAGGCTTCTTGCAACATAATGAGACATCATGGGTAGTGAAATATCTCAAAATGATGGTTGAGAAGGGTTTCTCAGCAAATGCGACCACTGCAACTGTTTTGATCGACTTGTTGTTTACTAATCAAGCAGATAAAACTTTGCAAGACTTTTTTCAGAGGTCTGTGTGA
- the LOC132190055 gene encoding putative pentatricopeptide repeat-containing protein At1g12700, mitochondrial codes for MGTTAKSRNSLAFFFNHYCHLRVSFHALNFHYCRSFSATSPNTINSGRDIVESPNQFLKSVRDRCRSRSFRNLDDALGVFDRMLHMRPLPSIMDFNQLLTAIARMKHHATVISLIKEIELLGIAPNDYTPAILINCFCHLNRVDFGFSILARILKLGFEPDSIILTTLVKGLCIRGKIVEAVKLVNKMEKMGYKPDTVTYGTIMNYLCKIGKTSEAIGLFRKMEKRNLELDVVLYNTIIDSLCKDRLVTEALTFFFEMTSKGIQPDVFTYSSLIQVLCNFGWWKETTKLWNEMVERKIIPDLHTFSILVDTFGKEGKLKEANEVFGVMIRRGIEPDTITYNSLIDGYCLQNKMDEAVKVFNTMVRKGCSPCIVSYNILIHGYCKNGRVDEAMILVHEMSMKGIFPDVVTYSNLIGGCCRVGRVKTALELLHEMQVCGQHPDLQTCAILLDGLCKNLHFSEAMTLFQEMEEKKVHLDIVIYSILINGMCNAGKLMTAKELFNSLPTKGLQPDVWTCNVMIKGLCKEGLLNEAREFFEKMEENGCSPNHFTYNTIILGFLQHNETSWVVKYLKMMVEKGFSANATTATILIDLLFTNQADKTLQDFFQRSV; via the coding sequence ATGGGTACGACTGCTAAGTCTAGAAACtctcttgctttcttcttcaatcattATTGTCATTTAAGGGTTTCTTTCCATGCTCTCAATTTTCATTATTGTCGTAGCTTTAGTGCTACTTCTCCTAACACTATCAATAGTGGTAGAGATATTGTGGAAAGCCCCAATCAGTTCTTGAAATCTGTGAGAGATCGATGCAGATCTCGAAGCTTTAGGAATCTTGATGATGCCTTAGGCGTGTTTGATAGAATGCTTCACATGCGCCCTTTGCCTTCCATCATGGATTTTAATCAATTGTTGACTGCAATTGCAAGAATGAAGCATCACGCAACCGTGATTTCTCTTATTAAAGAAATTGAACTGCTAGGAATTGCTCCCAATGATTATACTCCTGCCATTTTGATTAATTGCTTCTGCCATTTAAACCGGGTGGATTTTGGCTTCTCTATCTTAGCAAGAATATTGAAACTTGGTTTTGAACCAGACTCTATAATTCTTACTACTCTTGTCAAAGGGCTTTGTATTCGGGGTAAAATTGTTGAAGCTGTGAAGTTGGTtaacaaaatggaaaagatgGGCTACAAACCTGATACAGTTACCTACGGAACAATAATGAATTATTTGTGTAAAATAGGCAAGACCAGTGAAGCTATTGGGTTGTTTAGAAAGatggaaaaaagaaatcttGAACTTGATGTGGTGTTGTATAATACAATCATTGATAGTTTGTGTAAAGATCGATTGGTCACTGAAGCTCTgacatttttctttgaaatgacAAGTAAAGGAATTCAGCCAGACGTCTTCACTTACAGTTCTTTAATTCAAGTCCTATGCAATTTCGGTTGGTGGAAAGAGACAACTAAATTATGGAATGAGATGGTGGAAAGGAAAATCATTCCTGATCTGCATACATTCAGCATATTGGTGGACACGTTTGGTAAAGAGGGGAAGTTGAAAGAAGCAAATGAAGTTTTTGGTGTGATGATTCGGAGAGGCATAGAGCCTGATACAATTACGTACAATTCCTTGATTGACGGTTACTgtttgcaaaataaaatggATGAGGCTGTCAAAGTATTTAATACGATGGTTCGAAAGGGTTGTTCGCCTTGTATTGTTAGCTATAACATATTGATCCATGGATATTGTAAAAATGGAAGAGTTGATGAGGCAATGATTCTTGTCCATGAAATGTCTATGAAGGGAATTTTTCCCGATGTTGTGACTTACAGCAATCTTATCGGAGGGTGTTGCCGAGTTGGGAGAGTCAAGACTGCGTTAGAGCTACTCCATGAGATGCAAGTTTGTGGCCAACATCCAGATCTCCAAACTTGTGCTATTTTGTTAGATGGGTTGTGTAAGAATCTACACTTTTCTGAGGCAATGACATTGTTTCAagagatggaagaaaaaaaggtgCACCTAGATATTGTGATTTACAGCATTTTGATTAACGGTATGTGTAATGCTGGGAAACTTATGACTGCAAAAGAACTCTTTAATAGTCTTCCTACCAAAGGTTTGCAACCTGATGTTTGGACTTGCAATGTAATGATCAAAGGGCTTTGCAAAGAGGGactattaaatgaagcaagggagttttttgagaaaatggaagagaacgGTTGTTCACCTAACCATTTCACATATAACACAATCATCCTAGGCTTCTTGCAACATAATGAGACATCATGGGTAGTGAAATATCTCAAAATGATGGTTGAGAAGGGTTTCTCAGCAAATGCGACCACTGCAACCATTTTGATCGACTTGTTGTTTACTAATCAAGCTGATAAAACTTTGCAAGACTTTTTTCAGAGGTCTGTGTGA
- the LOC132189500 gene encoding pentatricopeptide repeat-containing protein At3g22470, mitochondrial-like, protein MSFLHEMSTKGVFPDFVTYNTLIGGFCRVGRPKTALELLHKMQVCGQHPDLQTCAILLDGLCKNLHFSEAMPLFQEMEEKKVHLNIAIYSILIDGICNTGRLTTAKELFNSLPTKGLQPDVRTYNIMVKGLCKEGLLNEVREVLEKMEENGCSPDHFTYNTIIQGFLQHNETSLVVKYLKIMVDKGLSANANTTTILIDLLSTNQADKILQDFFQKSV, encoded by the coding sequence ATGAGTTTCTTACATGAAATGTCCACGAAGGGAGTTTTTCCCGATTTTGTCACTTACAACACTCTTATCGGAGGATTTTGCCGAGTTGGGAGACCTAAGACTGCATTAGAGCTACTCCATAAGATGCAAGTTTGTGGCCAACATCCAGATCTCCAAACTTGTGCTATTTTGTTAGATGGCTTGTGTAAGAATCTACACTTTTCTGAGGCAATGCCATTGTTTCAagagatggaagaaaaaaaggtacACCTAAATATTGCGATTTACAGCATCTTGATTGATGGTATATGTAATACTGGGAGACTTACGACGGCAAAAGAACTCTTTAATAGTCTTCCTACCAAAGGTTTGCAACCTGATGTTCGGACTTACAATATAATGGTCAAAGGGCTTTGCAAAGAGGGACTATTAAATGAAGTAAGGGAGGTTcttgagaaaatggaagagaacgGTTGTTCACCTGACCATTTCACATATAACACAATCATCCAAGGCTTCTTGCAACATAATGAGACATCATTGGTAGTGAAATATCTCAAAATAATGGTTGACAAGGGTTTATCGGCAAATGCAAACACAACAACCATTTTGATCGACTTGTTGTCTACTAATCAAGCAGATAAAATTTTACAAGACTTTTTTCAGAAGTCTGTATGA
- the LOC132189499 gene encoding putative pentatricopeptide repeat-containing protein At1g12700, mitochondrial: MGTTAKSTNSLAFFFNHYSHVRLAFHALNFHYYCRSFSSTISGRDNVESPNQFLKSVRDRCRPRSFRNLDDALGVFDRMLHMHPLPSIVDFTQLLIAIARMKHHSTVITLIKEMELSGIAPITYILGVLINCFCHLNQVEFGFSILARILKLGFEPDCINLTTLVKGLCLQGRIVEAVKLVNKMEKMGYKPDIITYGTIMNGFCKIGKTNEAIRLFRKMEKRNLDLNVVLYNTIIDSLCKDRLVTETLNFFSEMTSKGIRPNIFTYNSLIQGLCNFGRWKETTKLWNEMVERKTMLDVCTFNILVDAFGKEGKLKEANQVFDVMIQRGVEPDTIMYNSLIDSYCLQNRMDEAVKVFNTMVRKSCSPSIVSYNILIHGYF, translated from the coding sequence ATGGGTACGACTGCTAAGTCTACAAACtctcttgctttcttcttcaatcattATTCTCATGTAAGGCTTGCTTTCCATGCTctaaattttcattattattgtcGTAGTTTTAGTTCTACCATTAGTGGTAGAGATAATGTGGAAAGCCCCAATCAGTTCTTGAAATCTGTGAGAGATAGATGCAGGCCTCGTAGCTTTAGGAATCTTGATGATGCCTTGGGCGTGTTTGATAGAATGCTTCACATGCACCCTTTGCCTTCCATTGTGGATTTTACTCAATTGCTGATTGCAATTGCGAGAATGAAGCATCACTCAACTGTTATTACTTTGATTAAAGAAATGGAACTGTCAGGAATTGCTCCCATTACTTATATTCTGGgtgttttgattaattgcttCTGTCATTTAAACCAGGTCGAGTTCGGTTTCTCTATCTTAGCAAGAATTCTGAAACTTGGTTTTGAACCCGATTGTATAAATCTAACAACTCTTGTCAAGGGGCTCTGTCTACAGGGTAGAATTGTTGAAGCTGTGAAGTTGGttaacaaaatggagaagatgGGCTACAAACCTGATATAATTACCTACGGAACGATAATGAATGGTTTTTGTAAAATAGGCAAGACCAATGAAGCTATTCGGTTGTTTAGAAAGatggaaaaaagaaatcttGACCTTAATGTAGTGTTGTATAATACAATCATTGATAGTTTATGTAAGGACAGATTGGTAACTGagactttgaattttttctctGAAATGACAAGTAAAGGAATTCGGCCAAACATTTTCACTTACAATTCTTTAATTCAGGGTCTATGCAATTTCGGTCGGTGGAAAGAGACAACTAAATTATGGAATGAGATGGTGGAAAGGAAAACCATGCTTGATGTGTGTACATTCAACATATTGGTTGACGCATTTGGTAAAGAGGGGAAGTTGAAAGAAGCAAATCAAGTTTTTGATGTGATGATTCAGAGAGGCGTAGAGCCTGATACAATCATGTACAATTCTTTGATTGATTCTTACTGTTTGCAAAATAGAATGGATGAAGCTGTCAAAGTATTTAATACGATGGTTCGAAAGAGTTGTTCGCCTTCTATTGTTAGCTATAACATATTGATCCATggatatttttaa